In the genome of Sesamum indicum cultivar Zhongzhi No. 13 unplaced genomic scaffold, S_indicum_v1.0 scaffold00142, whole genome shotgun sequence, one region contains:
- the LOC105179327 gene encoding uncharacterized protein LOC105179327, whose product MASFSIGLNGKPHGFFAGARGLRQGDPLCPYLFVLVMEVLHLGFLQLIEQDLQFSFHWKCEPARVFQLGFADDILLFCKADIDSIRVFKVGLDRFAKWSGLRLNVQKSHLIISRSAQEWKDQMLAVLGFQEGHLPIRYLGLPLISSRLTIADFILPKKIMKEIEKRMRNFLWKGTTTSGYAKVAWIDVCRPVEEGGLGFKNITSLNKALMSKKLCDVIRCDRTSIWVQWLYHDRLRDTSIWTIQDHGGSWGWRKLLRLRPFLRSSVDYQIGNGATFYIWQDPWHHLEPLIERFPRGPRLLGINESTSSVMLFQRESGIGLPLQILSVWRSPTPCHRFVEERTGLFGDLTKDNPQHRPSTN is encoded by the exons ATGGCCTCATTTTCGATAGGACTCAATGGAAAACCACACGGGTTCTTTGCTGGAGCAAGAGGACTACGACAGGGTGATCCTCTATGTCCATACCTTTTCGTGCTGGTTATGGAAGTTCTGCACTTAGGATTCCTACAGCTTATTGAACAAGATTTGCAGTTTTCCTTTCACTGGAAGTGTGAGCCTGCAAGGGTCTTTCAActgggatttgcagacgacaTACTTCTTTTCTGCAAAGCTGATATAGACTCAATCAGAGTTTTCAAAGTGGGACTTGATCGTTTCGCAAAGTGGTCGGGTCTCCGGTTGAATGTGCAAAAAAGTCACTTAATTATCTCCCGATCCGCTCAAGAATGGAAAGATCAGATGTTGGCGGTCTTGGGCTTTCAAGAAGGGCACCTCCCGATAAGGTACCTGGGTCTTCCTCTGATTTCATCTAGATTGACTATTGCTGACT TTATACTTCctaagaaaattatgaaggaaattgagaagaggatGAGAAACTTCCTATGGAAAGGCACTACGACTAGTGGCTACGCCAAGGTAGCATGGATTGATGTGTGCAGACCGGTGGAAGAGGGGGGACTTGGATTCAAGAACATTACAAGCTTGAACAAGGCATTAATGAGTAAAAAGCTTTGTGATGTTATCCGATGTGACCGGACCTCAATATGGGTGCAGTGGCTCTACCATGATCGGCTACGTGACACATCTATTTGGACGATTCAAGACCACGGAGGCTcttggggatggaggaaattaCTACGTCTCCGTCCTTTTCTACGCTCTAGTGTGGATTATCAGATTGGAAACGGAGCTACTTTCTATAtttggcaggacccatggcatcacCTCGAACCACTCATTGAGCGATTTCCACGGGGCCCGAGATTACTTGGTATTAACGAATCGACAAGCTCAGTTATGTTATTCCAGAGGGAGAGTGGCATTGGCCTCCCattacagattttgagtgtttggagatcacccACACCTTGCCACAGATTTGTGGAGGAGCGGACAGGGTTGTTTGGAGATTTGACAAAGGACAACCCACAACACAGGCCCTCTACAAATTAA